In Mesorhizobium sp. 113-3-3, a genomic segment contains:
- a CDS encoding FUSC family protein, which translates to MTWARLKAYFDTSLAGLTQPTRSDWIFALRTVSAGLIALLAAYALKLDHPQWAMMTVFIVAQPVAGMVLAKGFYRLLGTLAGGLAAIAITTVFGTNPWVLVTVLAVWIGICTFVSSLLRNPEAYGAALAGYTAMIIGLPAFGQPHLVVDLAVARCAEIVLGIVCAGVTSRLILPKLASDAIISRLKRCILDLATYAAGAFSGGDTATLSALHRKLVADTQTLGEMRAYARLEAPSFAPRAHPVRRTIGQLLSALSAARALHSHAAPKNAALVPVRSELQALVSELAAKPGALDDTAPWVEQLDAISAKARQTPDASTDQGDDRVGTITRLTIAADFAEALKQVLRGLDALRAPATRTGRAGRQPALVVHRDYPGALRNAVRAALATLLVAAFWLTTKWSEAAGTVILVAVVSSLFAARPDPVQVSWGFFKGTLLALPFAFLVGQIALPTLPGFGWFVLFVVPILVPTALGMANPRYVGVATAFAINFLAFLSPHQAMTYDPGPFFAGSASVLVGILLAIGVFIVVLPADPWLAANRIVRAMREDLARLCLHERVPRRSAFESLAYDRINQLMPLVQNSGRKGEAVLGGSVAAVTVGLEILRLRGSSQNHAIPPETTGSIANFLRGLARELLFRAPGDPQTATIAIARQYAASIAQRNAPGDMLQIAASLRIIAAAMEDFPDFFARDKA; encoded by the coding sequence GTGACCTGGGCGCGGCTGAAAGCCTATTTCGACACGAGCCTGGCCGGTCTGACGCAGCCGACGCGCTCCGACTGGATTTTCGCCCTGCGCACCGTTTCGGCTGGCCTGATCGCGCTGCTCGCCGCCTACGCCCTCAAGCTCGACCACCCGCAATGGGCGATGATGACGGTGTTCATCGTCGCCCAGCCGGTCGCCGGCATGGTGCTGGCGAAAGGCTTCTACCGCTTGCTCGGCACGCTGGCCGGCGGGTTGGCGGCGATCGCCATAACCACTGTCTTCGGCACCAATCCATGGGTACTGGTGACGGTGCTCGCCGTCTGGATCGGCATCTGCACCTTCGTTTCCTCGCTGCTGCGCAATCCCGAAGCCTATGGTGCGGCACTTGCCGGCTACACGGCGATGATCATCGGCCTGCCTGCCTTTGGACAGCCGCATCTGGTCGTCGATCTCGCTGTCGCGCGTTGCGCGGAAATCGTGCTCGGCATCGTCTGCGCGGGCGTGACCAGCCGGCTGATCCTGCCGAAACTGGCCAGCGATGCCATCATTTCGCGGCTGAAACGCTGCATTCTCGATCTCGCCACCTATGCCGCCGGCGCTTTCTCGGGCGGTGATACGGCGACACTTTCCGCACTGCATCGCAAACTCGTCGCGGACACCCAGACACTCGGCGAAATGCGCGCCTATGCCAGGCTGGAAGCGCCAAGCTTCGCGCCGCGTGCCCACCCGGTGCGGCGCACCATCGGACAATTGCTCTCGGCCCTGTCGGCGGCACGCGCGCTGCATTCGCACGCCGCGCCGAAGAACGCCGCCCTTGTCCCGGTGCGTTCGGAATTGCAGGCGCTTGTCAGCGAATTGGCGGCAAAGCCAGGCGCACTGGACGATACGGCCCCATGGGTGGAACAGCTCGACGCGATCTCGGCCAAGGCCCGGCAAACACCCGATGCCTCGACCGACCAGGGCGACGACAGGGTCGGCACCATTACCCGCCTCACCATCGCCGCAGATTTCGCCGAGGCGCTCAAGCAGGTGCTGCGCGGGCTCGACGCCTTGCGCGCGCCGGCCACACGCACGGGCCGCGCCGGCAGGCAGCCTGCGCTGGTGGTGCACCGCGACTACCCCGGCGCGCTGCGCAATGCCGTTCGCGCCGCCCTTGCCACGCTGCTGGTCGCGGCCTTCTGGCTGACGACGAAATGGTCCGAGGCGGCGGGCACGGTCATTCTCGTTGCCGTCGTATCCAGCCTTTTCGCCGCTCGCCCCGATCCGGTGCAGGTTTCCTGGGGCTTCTTCAAGGGGACGCTGCTGGCCTTGCCCTTTGCCTTCCTCGTCGGCCAGATCGCCTTGCCTACCCTGCCCGGCTTCGGCTGGTTCGTCCTGTTTGTCGTGCCGATCCTGGTGCCGACGGCGCTGGGCATGGCCAATCCGCGCTATGTCGGCGTCGCCACGGCCTTCGCCATCAACTTCCTCGCTTTCCTCAGCCCGCATCAGGCGATGACCTACGATCCCGGCCCGTTCTTCGCCGGCTCGGCGTCGGTGCTGGTTGGTATTCTGCTGGCCATCGGCGTCTTCATTGTCGTGCTGCCCGCCGATCCGTGGCTTGCGGCGAACCGGATCGTGCGGGCCATGCGCGAGGATCTGGCACGGCTTTGCCTGCACGAGCGCGTGCCGAGGCGTTCGGCCTTCGAGAGCCTCGCCTATGACCGCATCAACCAGCTGATGCCGCTGGTGCAGAATTCCGGCAGGAAGGGCGAGGCGGTGCTGGGCGGCAGCGTCGCCGCCGTGACGGTCGGCCTGGAAATCCTGCGGCTGCGCGGTTCAAGCCAAAACCACGCCATCCCGCCCGAAACCACAGGTTCGATCGCCAACTTCCTCAGAGGACTGGCGCGCGAACTGCTGTTCCGTGCCCCCGGCGATCCGCAGACAGCCACCATCGCCATCGCCCGGCAGTATGCGGCGAGCATTGCTCAGCGGAATGCCCCTGGCGACATGCTGCAGATCGCAGCATCCCTGCGCATCATTGCCGCCGCGATGGAGGATTTTCCGGACTTTTTCGCGCGGGATAAAGCCTAG
- a CDS encoding ankyrin repeat domain-containing protein codes for MYACTLSEDKMIKRRRMWVMRASWVLWLFTLPAQASNLGDLVRNGDVAGVTSALDNGAAINEIDGVTALYIACEGGNVELAKLLIKRGADVNLPVSWQRTPLYAANKAGHADIVKLLLDNEANPNQLAKSQTPLHVAAENGCLQCVIHLVDAGAEVNALTSNGNPPIHLAKLSGHEDIVAYLRSHGAGRPALAPISARLASADAESGKEIFGRTCGVCHLAAPGVKVSKKANLWGIVGRRKASQNDVEYSTSLKEAGGDWTFEELNFFISNPAFTLPGTDMIFPGLQDENQRADLIAYLRTLSDTPLPLPEN; via the coding sequence ATGTACGCCTGCACGCTTTCCGAGGATAAAATGATCAAGCGGAGACGCATGTGGGTGATGAGGGCTTCGTGGGTCCTTTGGCTTTTTACGCTTCCCGCCCAGGCGAGCAATTTGGGTGATCTTGTTAGGAATGGCGACGTCGCAGGGGTGACTTCCGCCTTGGACAACGGCGCCGCCATCAACGAAATTGACGGTGTTACGGCGCTCTATATCGCCTGCGAAGGCGGAAACGTCGAGTTGGCGAAACTTCTGATCAAACGTGGAGCGGACGTTAACCTGCCCGTCAGTTGGCAAAGAACACCGCTCTACGCCGCCAACAAGGCCGGGCACGCCGACATCGTGAAGCTGCTGCTCGACAATGAGGCCAATCCAAATCAGTTGGCGAAATCGCAGACCCCGCTGCACGTGGCTGCCGAGAACGGCTGCCTTCAGTGCGTCATCCATCTTGTGGATGCTGGAGCAGAGGTCAATGCACTGACATCAAATGGAAATCCGCCCATACATTTGGCCAAGCTCAGTGGTCACGAGGACATCGTGGCCTACTTGCGCAGTCATGGCGCCGGACGACCGGCCCTGGCGCCGATTTCGGCACGACTTGCATCGGCAGACGCTGAATCAGGCAAAGAGATTTTCGGCAGGACGTGCGGGGTGTGTCATCTCGCAGCGCCGGGGGTGAAGGTTTCCAAAAAGGCCAATCTGTGGGGCATCGTTGGGCGGCGGAAGGCTTCGCAAAACGATGTCGAATATTCAACCAGTCTAAAGGAGGCTGGTGGCGATTGGACCTTCGAGGAACTCAATTTTTTTATCTCAAACCCCGCATTCACTTTGCCCGGAACAGATATGATTTTCCCCGGTCTGCAAGACGAGAATCAGCGAGCAGACCTCATCGCTTACCTGCGGACCTTGAGTGACACACCGTTGCCGCTTCCCGAGAATTGA
- a CDS encoding HpcH/HpaI aldolase/citrate lyase family protein, which translates to MRSLLFVPGDSERKLEKGFGAGADVVIVDLEDSVAPQNKANARAVAAGFIVERRGQTGSAIYIRVNDLSTGLTDDDLAALIPAKPDGIMLPKSNSGQDVQQLSAKLRVREAENGLPDGSIKILPIITETPAGVLAAATYAGASARLAGLTWGAEDLSAAIGARAARDEHGRYTDLFRHARLTTILAAAAAEVAAIDTVFPNFRDMAAFAAECAEAERDGFTGKMAIHPDQVPVINAAFTPSAEAVKQSAAIVAAFEAAGNPGVVGIDGKMFDRPHLRLAERLLARAKAAGI; encoded by the coding sequence ATGCGCTCGCTGCTGTTCGTTCCCGGCGATTCCGAGCGCAAGCTGGAAAAGGGTTTTGGCGCCGGCGCCGACGTGGTGATCGTCGACCTCGAGGATTCCGTGGCGCCGCAGAACAAGGCGAATGCACGCGCGGTCGCGGCAGGCTTTATCGTCGAACGCAGGGGGCAAACCGGCTCGGCGATCTACATCAGGGTCAACGACCTCTCGACCGGGCTGACGGATGACGACCTTGCCGCGCTCATTCCGGCGAAGCCGGACGGCATCATGTTGCCGAAGTCGAACAGCGGCCAGGATGTGCAGCAGCTCTCGGCAAAACTCAGGGTGCGCGAGGCCGAGAACGGCCTGCCCGACGGCTCGATCAAAATCCTGCCGATCATCACCGAAACGCCGGCGGGTGTGCTCGCCGCCGCGACCTATGCCGGCGCAAGCGCGCGGCTCGCCGGCCTCACCTGGGGCGCGGAAGACCTGTCGGCTGCAATCGGCGCGCGCGCGGCCCGCGACGAGCACGGCCGCTACACCGACCTGTTCCGCCATGCTCGCCTGACGACCATCCTGGCGGCCGCAGCCGCGGAGGTCGCGGCGATCGACACCGTGTTCCCGAATTTTCGTGACATGGCCGCCTTCGCGGCGGAATGCGCGGAAGCCGAGCGGGACGGCTTCACCGGCAAGATGGCGATCCACCCCGATCAGGTGCCTGTCATCAACGCCGCCTTCACGCCCTCGGCCGAGGCGGTGAAACAGTCGGCGGCGATTGTCGCGGCGTTCGAGGCGGCGGGGAATCCCGGCGTCGTCGGCATAGACGGCAAGATGTTCGACCGCCCGCATCTGCGGCTGGCCGAACGGCTGCTGGCGCGCGCGAAGGCGGCCGGGATTTAG
- a CDS encoding CASTOR/POLLUX-related putative ion channel: MKKRDSLGTRLRYGFDKSMAAGPIALIGWLAVVSLLIIIAAAAFLAVTRIAPEGGEPLGFFEAFWESLMRTLDSGTMGGDTGWAFRLVMLVVTLAGIFVVSALIGVLSAGVDGKLDELRKGRSRVLESDHTIILNWSPSIFDVISELVIANASRRRPRIVVMANMDKVAMEDEIAAKVGRLGNTRIICRSGDPTDLYDLAIVNPQTSRSVIVLSPEGDDPDSQVIKTVLALVNDPSRRTDPYNIAAEIRDGKNAEVARVVGGAEVQLVLADQLISRIVVHSSRQSGLSGVYSELLDFDGCEIYTTAQPEISGKTFGEAVMAYEHCALIGLCDQNGRVYLNPPSDTVIGKDMRAIIIAEDDAAIRLGSTGIKIDAAAIRGPRSIETKPERTLILGWNRRGPIITYELSRYVAPGSILTIAADTPGLEQEVAGLPVAGDNLAVSCRITDTSSSTALASLDVPSYDHVLVLGYSETMAAQPADTRTLVTLLHLRKIADDAGLHISIVSEMIDVRNRELAAVTKADDFVVSNRLVSLMLAQASENQYLAAIFDDLLDEQGSEIYMRPVADYVAIDQPLTFWTIAESARLRGEIAIGYRRIRAGDADQRALGGVTVNPLRSEALAYQPEDRIIVLARD, encoded by the coding sequence ATGAAGAAACGAGATTCGCTGGGAACCCGGCTGCGCTACGGCTTCGACAAGAGCATGGCTGCCGGTCCGATTGCGCTGATCGGCTGGCTTGCCGTGGTTTCCCTGCTGATCATCATCGCCGCCGCGGCTTTCCTTGCCGTGACCCGCATCGCGCCGGAGGGCGGCGAGCCGCTGGGCTTCTTCGAAGCGTTCTGGGAATCGCTGATGCGCACGCTCGATTCGGGCACGATGGGCGGCGACACCGGCTGGGCCTTCCGGCTCGTTATGCTGGTCGTCACGCTGGCCGGCATCTTCGTCGTGTCGGCCCTCATCGGCGTGCTCAGCGCCGGCGTCGACGGCAAGCTCGATGAATTGCGCAAGGGCCGTTCTCGGGTGCTGGAGAGCGACCATACCATCATCCTCAACTGGTCGCCTTCGATCTTCGACGTGATCTCCGAACTCGTCATTGCCAATGCCAGCCGCCGCCGTCCGCGCATCGTCGTCATGGCCAATATGGACAAGGTGGCGATGGAGGACGAGATCGCGGCCAAGGTCGGCAGACTGGGCAATACGCGCATCATCTGCCGCAGCGGCGATCCGACCGATCTCTATGATCTGGCCATCGTCAATCCGCAGACCTCGCGGTCGGTCATCGTGCTGTCGCCGGAAGGCGACGATCCGGATTCTCAGGTCATCAAGACGGTGCTGGCGCTGGTCAATGATCCGAGCCGGCGCACCGACCCCTACAACATCGCGGCCGAGATCCGCGACGGCAAGAATGCCGAGGTCGCCCGCGTCGTCGGCGGCGCCGAGGTGCAGCTCGTGCTGGCCGACCAGCTGATCTCACGCATCGTCGTGCATTCGAGCCGGCAATCGGGCCTCAGCGGCGTCTATTCGGAGCTGCTCGATTTCGACGGCTGCGAGATCTACACGACCGCTCAGCCGGAGATATCCGGCAAGACCTTCGGCGAGGCGGTGATGGCCTATGAGCATTGTGCGCTGATCGGGCTTTGCGACCAGAACGGGCGCGTCTATCTCAACCCGCCGTCGGATACGGTGATCGGCAAGGATATGCGCGCCATCATCATCGCCGAGGACGATGCCGCGATCAGGCTCGGAAGCACCGGTATCAAGATCGACGCGGCGGCGATCCGCGGTCCTCGATCCATAGAGACGAAGCCGGAGCGCACGCTGATCCTCGGCTGGAACCGGCGCGGCCCGATCATCACCTACGAACTGTCGCGCTACGTCGCGCCGGGTTCGATCCTGACCATCGCCGCCGATACGCCAGGCCTCGAGCAGGAAGTTGCCGGACTGCCGGTCGCCGGCGACAATCTGGCGGTTTCCTGCCGCATCACCGACACGTCGAGCAGCACGGCGCTGGCGAGCCTGGACGTGCCTTCCTACGATCACGTGCTTGTCCTGGGCTATAGCGAAACCATGGCGGCGCAGCCAGCCGACACGCGCACGCTGGTGACGCTGCTGCATCTGCGCAAGATCGCCGATGATGCCGGCCTGCACATCTCCATCGTCAGCGAGATGATCGATGTGCGCAACCGCGAGCTTGCGGCGGTGACCAAGGCCGATGATTTCGTCGTCAGCAACCGGCTGGTCAGTCTGATGCTGGCGCAGGCGTCCGAGAACCAGTATCTCGCCGCGATCTTCGATGATCTGCTCGACGAGCAGGGCTCCGAAATCTACATGCGTCCGGTCGCCGACTATGTCGCCATCGACCAGCCATTGACCTTCTGGACGATCGCGGAATCGGCACGGTTGCGCGGCGAGATCGCCATAGGGTACCGGCGCATCCGCGCTGGAGATGCCGACCAGCGGGCGCTGGGTGGCGTCACCGTCAACCCGCTGAGGTCGGAGGCGCTGGCCTATCAGCCGGAGGACCGGATCATCGTGCTGGCGCGGGACTGA
- a CDS encoding methyltransferase family protein, with translation MIAKLVLQTFIWFGVMGALFFLSAGTFAWPGAWVYLVVMVGLSFTLGMTLAQRDPGLMNERLRSPIQKNQTGADKVLLSTLLIGIFGWQIFMGFDFRFGWSPVPVWAQVVGALVMIVGIWICYLTMLENSFAAPVVKIQDERGQRVITTGPYSYVRHPMYAGAILFFAGTALLLGSWWGLVLVLGFIALLAIRTFIEENTLRTGLRGYDDYATRVRYRLIPMVW, from the coding sequence ATGATCGCGAAATTGGTGCTTCAGACATTCATCTGGTTCGGCGTCATGGGCGCCTTGTTCTTTCTGTCGGCGGGCACCTTCGCCTGGCCGGGGGCCTGGGTCTATCTGGTGGTGATGGTCGGGCTCAGTTTCACCCTTGGCATGACGCTGGCGCAGCGCGATCCCGGCCTGATGAATGAGCGGCTGCGGTCTCCGATTCAGAAGAACCAGACCGGGGCCGATAAGGTCCTGCTCTCCACACTTCTCATCGGCATCTTCGGCTGGCAAATCTTCATGGGGTTCGACTTCCGTTTCGGCTGGTCGCCGGTTCCCGTCTGGGCGCAGGTGGTCGGCGCGCTGGTCATGATAGTCGGAATCTGGATCTGCTACCTGACCATGCTGGAGAACAGTTTCGCGGCACCCGTGGTGAAGATCCAGGACGAACGCGGACAGCGCGTGATCACCACGGGGCCCTACAGCTATGTCCGCCACCCGATGTATGCCGGCGCCATCCTTTTCTTCGCCGGCACGGCCCTCCTGCTTGGCTCCTGGTGGGGGCTGGTATTGGTGCTCGGATTCATCGCTCTTCTGGCCATCCGCACCTTCATCGAGGAAAATACCCTACGCACCGGCCTACGCGGCTATGACGACTACGCGACCCGGGTCCGCTACCGCCTGATTCCGATGGTCTGGTAG
- a CDS encoding DUF2336 domain-containing protein, giving the protein MVVVSHFLKWIYTARVSERAAAANALARAYVNSELPFEDRCAAEAALTLLLDDASSKVRLAMAEALSMSHHAPLQIISALASDQPEVAGVVLARSPLLTDADLINRVAASQKATQKLIADRPVVSMALSAAIAEIGEAEACAVLLANSGADIASLSFRRMAERHGHLPQVREALISDSRLPADCRHMLLIKLGETLKTSPLVMALMGAARADRVLRDACVKASVTLIEGTRQEEHAALIEHLRLRGDLTASFLIRTIAHGKVDFFGSTLVALGQQSEPRVRALLAGGHDVALQALFRGAGLAVPTHAIILRALKIWREVANGKRVAGVQEVSWLMLKELGGQAAEGDLAALVKSIHLDALRENARGHALAIAAA; this is encoded by the coding sequence ATGGTTGTTGTTTCGCATTTCCTGAAATGGATCTACACGGCAAGAGTGTCCGAGCGCGCCGCCGCGGCCAATGCGCTGGCCCGGGCCTATGTCAATTCCGAATTGCCGTTCGAGGACCGCTGCGCGGCCGAAGCGGCGCTGACGCTGCTGCTCGACGATGCCTCGTCGAAAGTGCGGCTGGCAATGGCCGAAGCGCTCTCCATGAGCCATCACGCGCCGCTGCAGATCATCAGCGCGCTGGCGTCCGATCAGCCTGAGGTCGCCGGTGTGGTGCTGGCGCGCTCGCCGCTGCTCACCGACGCCGATCTGATCAACCGCGTGGCGGCAAGCCAGAAGGCGACGCAGAAGCTGATCGCCGACCGTCCTGTCGTCTCGATGGCGCTTTCGGCGGCGATCGCCGAGATCGGCGAGGCGGAAGCCTGCGCGGTGCTGCTCGCCAACAGCGGCGCCGATATCGCTTCGCTCAGCTTCCGCCGCATGGCCGAACGCCATGGGCATCTGCCGCAGGTGCGCGAGGCGCTGATATCGGATAGCAGGCTGCCTGCCGACTGCCGGCACATGCTGCTGATCAAGCTCGGCGAGACGTTGAAGACATCGCCGCTGGTCATGGCATTGATGGGCGCTGCGCGGGCCGATCGCGTCCTGCGGGACGCCTGCGTGAAGGCCTCGGTGACGCTGATCGAGGGTACGCGCCAGGAAGAACATGCGGCACTGATCGAGCATCTCAGGCTGCGCGGCGATCTGACCGCGAGCTTCCTCATCCGCACCATTGCGCATGGCAAGGTGGATTTCTTCGGCTCCACGCTGGTGGCACTCGGCCAGCAATCCGAGCCGCGGGTGAGGGCGTTGCTGGCCGGCGGCCACGACGTGGCCTTGCAGGCATTGTTCCGCGGCGCCGGCCTGGCTGTTCCCACGCATGCGATCATCCTGCGCGCGCTGAAAATCTGGCGCGAGGTCGCCAACGGCAAGCGTGTCGCGGGCGTGCAGGAAGTCAGCTGGCTGATGCTCAAGGAGCTGGGCGGGCAAGCCGCGGAAGGCGATCTCGCCGCCCTGGTCAAGTCGATCCATCTCGACGCACTGCGCGAGAACGCGCGGGGTCACGCACTGGCGATCGCGGCGGCCTAG
- a CDS encoding MaoC family dehydratase, with protein MQRLSTVNQRRRLKMPGLYLEEFVVGHVFQHTLRKTVTESDNMLFSVMTLNPQPLHIDFDFAARSEWGKPLVNSLFTLGLMIGISVNDITVGTTVANLGMKETTFPHPVFHGDTIRVETTVISVRESKSKPDRGIVEFEHRAYNQNGNLVAKCIRQAMMLKKAA; from the coding sequence ATGCAGCGCCTATCAACCGTCAATCAGCGCAGGAGACTGAAAATGCCCGGCCTATATCTCGAGGAGTTTGTCGTCGGCCATGTCTTCCAGCACACGCTGCGCAAGACCGTCACCGAGAGCGACAACATGCTGTTTTCGGTGATGACGCTGAACCCGCAGCCGCTGCATATCGACTTCGATTTCGCCGCCAGGAGCGAATGGGGCAAGCCGCTGGTCAATTCGCTTTTCACGCTAGGCCTGATGATCGGCATTTCGGTCAACGACATCACGGTCGGCACGACCGTCGCCAATCTCGGCATGAAGGAAACCACCTTCCCTCATCCGGTCTTCCATGGCGACACCATCCGCGTCGAGACCACGGTGATCTCGGTGCGGGAATCCAAGTCGAAGCCCGATCGTGGCATCGTCGAATTCGAGCACCGCGCCTACAACCAGAATGGCAACCTCGTCGCCAAATGCATCAGGCAGGCGATGATGCTGAAAAAGGCCGCCTGA
- the parE gene encoding DNA topoisomerase IV subunit B: MDDNNDLFGNMDKQPQPVRTPARPADPLVQAAAKRPAATKDGSEGYSAADIEVLEGLEPVRRRPGMYIGGTDDKAMHHLFAEVIDNSMDEAVAGHATFIDVELSADGFLTVTDNGRGIPVDPHPKFKKPALEVIMTTLHSGGKFDSKVYETSGGLHGVGVSVVNALSDHLEVEVARGRQLYRQRFSRGIPVSGLEQLGEVHNRRGTKIRFHPDEQIFGKGAAFEPARLYRMTRSKAYLFGGVEIRWTCDPSLIKEKDQTPAKAEFHFPGGLKDYLKASLGDDFQVTREIFAGKSEKQGGHGSLEWAVTWFGGDGFINSYCNTIPTGEGGTHEAGFRNVLTRGLRAYADLVGNKRASIVTSEDVMISAAGMLSVFIREPEFVGQTKDRLATIEAIRIVETAIRDPFDHWLADNPQEASKLLEWVIARADERVRRRQEKEVSRKSAVRKLRLPGKLADCTQNAAAGAELFIVEGDSAGGSAKQARDRASQAVLPLRGKILNVASAGNDKLAANQQISDLIQALGCGTRSKYRDEDLRYDRVIIMTDADVDGAHIASLLITFFYQEMPALVRGGHLYLAVPPLYSIRQGGKVAYARDDAHKDELLRTEFTGRGKVELGRFKGLGEMMASQLKETTMDPRKRTLLRVDVNEIDSATKDRVDELMGTKPEARFRFIQERAEFAETEVLDI; the protein is encoded by the coding sequence ATGGACGACAACAACGATCTCTTCGGCAATATGGACAAGCAGCCGCAGCCTGTTCGCACACCCGCGCGCCCGGCCGACCCGCTGGTGCAGGCCGCAGCCAAGCGTCCTGCGGCGACCAAGGATGGCAGCGAAGGCTATAGCGCCGCCGACATCGAGGTGCTGGAAGGCCTGGAGCCGGTGCGCCGCCGGCCAGGCATGTATATTGGCGGCACCGACGACAAGGCGATGCACCATCTGTTCGCCGAGGTCATCGACAATTCGATGGACGAGGCGGTTGCCGGCCATGCCACCTTCATCGATGTCGAACTGTCGGCCGACGGGTTTCTGACCGTTACCGACAATGGCCGCGGCATCCCGGTCGATCCGCATCCGAAATTCAAGAAGCCGGCGCTCGAAGTCATCATGACGACGCTGCATTCGGGCGGCAAATTCGACTCCAAGGTCTATGAAACCTCGGGCGGCTTGCACGGCGTCGGCGTTTCCGTGGTCAACGCGCTGTCGGACCATCTCGAGGTCGAGGTCGCGCGTGGCCGCCAGCTTTACCGCCAGCGCTTTTCGCGCGGCATTCCGGTAAGCGGCCTTGAGCAGCTCGGCGAGGTCCACAACCGGCGCGGAACGAAAATCCGCTTCCATCCCGACGAGCAGATCTTCGGCAAGGGCGCGGCCTTCGAACCGGCGCGGCTCTACCGCATGACGCGCTCGAAAGCCTACCTGTTCGGCGGCGTCGAAATCCGCTGGACCTGCGATCCCTCGCTGATCAAGGAAAAGGACCAGACGCCGGCCAAGGCGGAGTTCCATTTCCCAGGCGGCCTGAAGGATTATCTCAAGGCGTCGCTCGGCGACGACTTCCAGGTGACACGCGAAATCTTCGCGGGGAAAAGCGAAAAGCAAGGCGGCCATGGCTCGCTCGAATGGGCGGTGACCTGGTTCGGCGGCGACGGCTTCATCAATTCCTACTGCAACACCATCCCGACCGGCGAAGGCGGCACCCACGAGGCCGGCTTCCGCAACGTGCTGACGCGCGGCTTGCGCGCCTATGCCGATCTGGTCGGCAACAAGCGCGCCTCGATCGTCACCTCCGAAGACGTCATGATCTCGGCGGCCGGCATGCTGTCGGTGTTCATCCGCGAGCCCGAATTCGTCGGCCAGACCAAGGACAGGCTGGCGACGATCGAGGCAATCCGCATCGTCGAGACCGCGATCCGCGATCCGTTCGACCATTGGCTGGCCGACAATCCGCAGGAAGCCTCGAAACTGCTGGAATGGGTGATCGCGCGCGCCGACGAGCGGGTGCGCCGGCGCCAGGAAAAGGAAGTGTCGCGCAAGAGCGCGGTGCGCAAATTGCGCCTGCCGGGCAAGCTCGCCGACTGCACACAGAACGCGGCGGCCGGTGCCGAACTGTTCATCGTCGAAGGTGACTCCGCCGGCGGCTCGGCCAAGCAGGCACGCGATCGTGCCAGCCAGGCAGTACTGCCATTGCGCGGAAAAATCCTCAACGTCGCCAGCGCCGGCAACGACAAGCTGGCCGCCAACCAGCAGATATCGGATCTGATCCAGGCGCTCGGCTGCGGCACGCGCTCAAAGTACCGCGACGAGGATTTGCGCTACGACCGCGTGATCATCATGACCGACGCCGACGTCGACGGCGCCCACATCGCCTCGCTGCTGATCACCTTCTTCTACCAGGAGATGCCGGCGCTGGTGCGCGGCGGTCACCTCTATCTGGCGGTGCCGCCGCTTTACTCGATCCGGCAAGGCGGCAAGGTCGCCTACGCCCGCGACGACGCGCACAAGGACGAGCTGCTGCGCACCGAATTCACCGGGCGCGGCAAGGTCGAGCTTGGCCGCTTCAAGGGCCTGGGCGAGATGATGGCCTCGCAGCTCAAGGAGACCACCATGGATCCGAGGAAGCGCACGCTTCTGCGGGTCGATGTGAACGAAATAGATTCGGCCACCAAGGACAGGGTCGATGAGTTGATGGGCACCAAGCCGGAAGCCCGCTTCCGCTTCATCCAGGAACGTGCCGAATTCGCCGAGACGGAAGTGCTGGATATCTAG